A single genomic interval of Bradyrhizobium sp. AZCC 1693 harbors:
- a CDS encoding response regulator transcription factor, which produces MAQGASIATATARATQQLADDAPHLLLVDDDRRIRDLLSRFLSGEGYRVTTASSAGDARAKLLGLHFDLLILDIMMPGETGFDLARFIRASSSVPIIMLTARHEAEARIEGLQIGADDYVAKPFEPRELVLRIGNILKRSAPPPVEALEQIAFGPYVFHLERGELRQGEEIIHLTDREREMLRILAVAPGETVPRAALTGGGTVNERAVDVQINRLRRKIERDPANPLFLQAVRGIGYRLVASP; this is translated from the coding sequence GTGGCGCAAGGAGCAAGCATCGCGACAGCCACCGCGCGCGCAACGCAGCAACTGGCCGACGACGCCCCGCATCTGCTGCTGGTCGACGACGACCGCCGTATCCGCGACCTGTTGTCGCGGTTTCTGTCCGGCGAAGGTTATCGCGTCACCACCGCGTCGAGCGCGGGCGACGCGCGCGCAAAACTGCTCGGCCTGCATTTCGATCTCCTGATCCTCGACATCATGATGCCCGGCGAAACCGGCTTCGATCTGGCCCGCTTCATTCGCGCCTCCTCCTCGGTGCCGATCATCATGCTGACGGCGCGCCATGAGGCGGAGGCGCGGATCGAGGGCCTGCAGATCGGCGCCGACGACTATGTCGCAAAACCATTCGAGCCGCGCGAACTGGTCTTGCGGATCGGCAATATCCTCAAGCGCAGCGCGCCGCCGCCGGTGGAGGCGCTGGAGCAGATCGCGTTCGGCCCTTACGTGTTTCATCTCGAACGCGGCGAACTGCGCCAGGGCGAGGAGATCATTCACCTGACCGACCGCGAGCGCGAAATGCTGCGCATTCTGGCGGTCGCTCCCGGCGAAACCGTGCCGCGCGCGGCGCTGACCGGCGGCGGCACGGTGAACGAGCGCGCGGTCGACGTGCAGATCAACCGCCTGCGGCGCAAGATCGAGCGCGATCCCGCCAATCCGCTGTTCCTGCAGGCGGTGCGCGGCATCGGCTATCGCCTGGTCGCGTCGCCCTGA
- a CDS encoding MarR family winged helix-turn-helix transcriptional regulator, which translates to MTDINFSKGPANPDSQGAAGTSPAPRAGELRWDIIELLFFAYRDFVGDADHELEAFGFGRAHHRVMHFVYRYPGLKVADLLDVLRITKQSLGRVLKQLLDEGYIIQKTGNNDRRQRLLYATPKGEALVGKLAGLQTDRITSALRDINPEGVAVISQFLRAMIDRDDPDKVLEAIFGTGSKKPRE; encoded by the coding sequence ATGACTGACATAAATTTCTCAAAGGGCCCGGCCAACCCCGATTCGCAAGGCGCCGCCGGCACTTCGCCTGCCCCGCGGGCGGGCGAGTTGCGCTGGGACATCATCGAATTGTTGTTCTTCGCCTACCGCGACTTCGTGGGCGATGCCGACCATGAGCTCGAGGCTTTCGGGTTCGGCCGCGCCCATCACCGGGTGATGCATTTCGTCTACCGCTATCCCGGCCTCAAGGTCGCCGACCTGCTGGACGTGTTGCGGATCACCAAGCAGTCGCTTGGCCGGGTGCTCAAGCAGTTGCTCGACGAGGGCTACATCATCCAGAAGACTGGCAATAACGACCGCCGGCAGCGCCTTCTTTACGCCACCCCCAAGGGCGAAGCCTTGGTGGGAAAGCTCGCAGGGCTGCAGACCGATCGCATCACAAGCGCGCTCCGGGACATCAATCCCGAAGGCGTCGCTGTTATCAGCCAGTTCCTGCGCGCGATGATCGATCGCGACGACCCCGACAAGGTGTTAGAGGCGATCTTCGGGACCGGCAGCAAGAAGCCAAGGGAGTGA
- a CDS encoding branched-chain amino acid aminotransferase, with protein MSLKFEIQPAANPTPEKERTAKLVDPGFGRIFTDHMAIVRYNQAKGWHDARVEARANFSLDPAAAVLHYAQEIFEGLKAYKRDNGVNLFRPDANATRFRNSAERMAMAPLPEAVFIEAVEQLVRIDSAWIPGGEGSLYLRPFMIASEVFLGVKPSAEYIFAVIASPVGSYFKGGPAPVSIWVSENYTRAAVGGTGAVKCGGNYAASLRAQAEAIERGCDQVVFLDAVERRYIEELGGMNVFFVFDDGSLSTPPLGTILPGITRDSIIALARDSGTRVREEAYTIDQWRTDAASGKLKEAFACGTAAVISPIGKVRSASGEFLISGGVAGPVAMGLRKKLVDIQYGRAEDPHDWIRKVL; from the coding sequence ATGAGCTTGAAATTCGAAATCCAGCCGGCAGCGAATCCGACTCCTGAGAAGGAGCGCACGGCAAAGCTCGTGGACCCCGGCTTCGGCCGGATTTTCACCGATCACATGGCGATCGTCCGCTACAACCAGGCCAAGGGCTGGCATGACGCGCGCGTCGAAGCCCGCGCGAATTTCTCGCTCGATCCGGCCGCGGCCGTCCTGCACTACGCGCAGGAGATTTTCGAAGGCCTCAAGGCTTACAAGCGCGACAATGGCGTGAACCTGTTCCGCCCCGACGCCAACGCAACGCGCTTCAGGAATTCGGCGGAGCGCATGGCGATGGCGCCGCTGCCCGAGGCTGTGTTCATCGAGGCGGTCGAGCAGCTCGTGCGCATCGACAGCGCCTGGATCCCGGGCGGCGAGGGCAGTCTCTATTTGCGGCCCTTCATGATCGCGAGCGAGGTCTTCCTCGGGGTGAAGCCGTCAGCGGAGTACATCTTCGCCGTCATCGCCTCGCCGGTCGGCTCCTATTTCAAGGGCGGGCCTGCGCCAGTGTCGATCTGGGTGTCGGAGAACTACACGCGCGCCGCGGTCGGCGGCACCGGCGCCGTCAAGTGCGGCGGCAATTATGCCGCGAGCCTGCGCGCGCAGGCCGAGGCCATCGAGCGCGGCTGCGATCAGGTGGTTTTCCTCGATGCGGTCGAGCGCCGCTACATCGAGGAGCTCGGCGGCATGAACGTCTTCTTCGTGTTCGACGACGGTTCGCTCTCGACGCCGCCGCTCGGCACCATCCTGCCGGGCATCACCCGCGATTCGATCATTGCGCTGGCCAGGGATTCCGGCACGCGCGTGCGCGAGGAGGCCTACACCATCGACCAGTGGCGCACGGACGCCGCCAGCGGAAAGCTGAAAGAGGCCTTTGCCTGCGGCACGGCCGCCGTCATCTCGCCGATCGGCAAGGTGCGTTCGGCGAGTGGCGAGTTTCTGATCTCTGGTGGCGTAGCCGGCCCGGTTGCCATGGGGCTGCGCAAGAAGCTGGTCGACATCCAGTACGGTCGCGCTGAAGACCCGCACGACTGGATCAGAAAGGTCCTGTGA
- a CDS encoding branched-chain amino acid aminotransferase, with protein MGVSFDKIDGVIWYDGKLVPWADANVHILTHGLHYASCVFEGERAYGGRAFKSTEHSERLKNSANILDFEIPWSVAEIDAAKQLVIDSNSLPDAYLRPIAWRGSEMMGVSAPANTIHLAIAAWDWPSYFNPAEKLMGIRIGMAEYRRPDPATIPAMAEASGLYMICTISKHKAERQGYADAMMLDWQGRVAECTGANIFFIKDGKIHTPIADCFLAGITRATAIDLAKRRGIEVIERRIMPEELSDFTECFITGTAAEVTPVSEIANWKFTPGKISAQLMADYTAEVRPKGKAVAA; from the coding sequence ATGGGAGTTTCGTTCGACAAGATCGATGGCGTCATCTGGTACGACGGGAAGCTGGTGCCGTGGGCCGACGCCAACGTGCACATTCTCACTCACGGCCTGCATTACGCGAGCTGCGTGTTCGAGGGTGAGCGCGCCTATGGCGGCAGGGCCTTCAAGAGCACCGAGCATTCCGAGCGGCTGAAGAACTCGGCCAACATCCTCGACTTCGAGATTCCCTGGTCGGTCGCCGAGATCGACGCCGCAAAACAGCTCGTGATCGACAGTAACAGCCTGCCCGACGCCTATCTCCGCCCGATCGCCTGGCGCGGCTCGGAGATGATGGGGGTCTCGGCGCCGGCCAACACCATCCATCTCGCCATCGCCGCCTGGGACTGGCCGAGCTATTTCAATCCGGCCGAAAAGCTGATGGGCATCCGGATCGGCATGGCCGAATACCGCCGGCCCGACCCGGCGACGATTCCGGCGATGGCCGAGGCGTCCGGTCTTTACATGATTTGCACCATCTCCAAGCATAAGGCGGAGCGCCAAGGCTATGCCGATGCGATGATGCTGGATTGGCAGGGGCGGGTGGCCGAATGCACCGGCGCCAACATCTTCTTCATCAAGGACGGCAAGATCCACACGCCGATCGCCGACTGCTTCCTCGCCGGCATCACCCGCGCCACCGCGATCGACCTCGCGAAGCGCCGCGGCATCGAGGTGATCGAACGCCGCATCATGCCGGAGGAACTTTCTGATTTCACCGAGTGCTTCATCACCGGCACCGCGGCGGAGGTGACGCCGGTGTCCGAGATTGCGAACTGGAAGTTCACGCCCGGCAAGATCTCCGCGCAGTTGATGGCCGACTACACCGCCGAAGTGCGGCCCAAGGGTAAGGCCGTGGCTGCCTAA
- the hisS gene encoding histidine--tRNA ligase, translating into MAEKPKKPQKLKARLPRGLEDRGPAAIAATRQMVEKIRDVYERYGFEPVETPAMEFTDALGKFLPDQDRPNEGVFSFQDDDEQWISLRYDLTAPLARYVAENFDHLPKPYRSYRAGYVYRNEKPGPGRFRQFMQFDADTVGSASPAADAEMCMMAADTMEALGIPRGSYLVKVNNRKVLDGVRDALGIADDGQWLTVMRAIDKLDRLGIFGVQQLLGDGRKDESGDFTKGAGLKPDDIALIVGAIEQGAQIDARLRDSKIGQEGRDELDAIGKLVTASGYGPDQIVIDPSVVRGLEYYTGPVYEVELTLETKDEKGRPVRFGSVGGGGRYDGLVSRFRGEPVPATGFSIGVSRLQAALTMLGKVDTKPAFGPVVVTVFGGEIADYQKMVAALRNANIRAELYLGNPKHSIGQQMKYADRRNAPCAIVQGSDERANGKIQIKDLILGAGLTEIKDREEYLKKQAEAQYEVDQDKLVDAVREVLARHDVRWG; encoded by the coding sequence ATGGCTGAAAAACCCAAAAAACCCCAAAAACTGAAGGCCCGCCTGCCGCGCGGGCTGGAAGATCGCGGCCCGGCGGCGATTGCCGCCACGCGCCAGATGGTCGAGAAAATCCGCGACGTCTACGAGCGCTACGGCTTCGAGCCGGTGGAAACCCCGGCGATGGAGTTCACCGACGCGCTCGGAAAATTCCTGCCCGACCAGGACCGGCCGAACGAGGGCGTGTTCTCGTTCCAGGACGACGACGAGCAGTGGATCTCGCTGCGCTACGACCTGACGGCGCCGCTGGCGCGCTATGTCGCGGAAAATTTCGATCACCTGCCGAAGCCGTATCGCAGCTACCGCGCCGGCTATGTCTACCGCAACGAGAAGCCAGGTCCCGGCCGCTTCCGCCAGTTCATGCAGTTCGACGCCGACACGGTGGGCTCGGCCTCGCCCGCGGCGGACGCCGAGATGTGCATGATGGCGGCCGATACGATGGAAGCGCTCGGTATTCCCCGCGGCAGCTATCTGGTGAAGGTGAATAACCGCAAGGTGCTGGATGGGGTGCGCGATGCGCTCGGCATCGCGGATGATGGGCAATGGCTGACGGTGATGCGTGCAATCGACAAACTCGATCGTCTCGGGATTTTCGGCGTCCAGCAATTGCTGGGTGACGGCCGCAAGGACGAGTCGGGCGATTTTACAAAGGGTGCGGGCCTGAAGCCCGATGACATCGCATTGATCGTCGGCGCGATCGAACAGGGCGCACAGATCGACGCGCGGCTGCGCGACAGCAAGATTGGGCAGGAAGGCCGCGACGAACTCGACGCGATCGGAAAGCTTGTTACGGCATCGGGCTACGGGCCGGATCAAATTGTGATCGATCCATCTGTCGTGCGCGGTCTCGAATATTATACCGGTCCCGTTTACGAGGTCGAACTCACGCTCGAAACCAAGGACGAAAAAGGCCGTCCCGTGCGCTTCGGCTCGGTCGGCGGCGGCGGGCGTTACGACGGCCTCGTCTCGCGCTTTCGTGGCGAGCCGGTGCCGGCGACGGGATTTTCGATCGGCGTGTCGCGGCTGCAGGCCGCGCTGACGATGCTTGGAAAGGTCGACACCAAGCCGGCATTTGGCCCCGTAGTAGTCACGGTGTTCGGAGGAGAAATCGCTGACTATCAAAAGATGGTCGCTGCTCTTCGCAATGCGAATATCCGCGCCGAGCTGTATCTTGGAAATCCAAAACACAGCATTGGCCAGCAAATGAAATATGCCGACAGGCGAAACGCGCCATGCGCGATCGTTCAGGGGTCGGACGAAAGGGCGAATGGCAAGATCCAGATCAAGGATCTGATCCTTGGTGCGGGGCTTACCGAGATCAAGGATCGCGAAGAATATTTGAAGAAACAGGCCGAGGCTCAATACGAGGTCGACCAAGACAAGCTCGTCGATGCCGTGCGCGAGGTGCTGGCTCGCCATGATGTGAGGTGGGGATAG
- a CDS encoding tautomerase family protein yields the protein MPEITVSMAAGRTDEQKAGMMRDITQALVKNLGVDADAVVIQINEAPLAHKMKGGKTFVERAAAAKK from the coding sequence ATGCCTGAGATTACCGTGAGCATGGCCGCCGGCCGTACCGACGAACAGAAGGCCGGCATGATGCGCGACATCACCCAGGCGCTGGTCAAGAACCTCGGCGTCGATGCCGATGCGGTGGTGATCCAGATCAACGAAGCGCCGCTGGCCCACAAGATGAAGGGCGGCAAGACGTTTGTGGAGCGCGCGGCGGCGGCGAAGAAGTAG
- a CDS encoding thioesterase family protein, producing MDARDFIKIGMSAERTLVVPAERTVGHFVPGMPMVYATPMMILEMEMASSDAIRDHLQPGWITVGTEVDIRHLGASLVGATVRVTGKVIAVERRVIRFEVEAFEGQRKIGDGRHARGLVNVEMFSKRLAGK from the coding sequence ATGGACGCACGCGACTTCATCAAAATCGGCATGAGTGCGGAGCGGACGCTGGTCGTGCCAGCCGAGCGCACGGTCGGGCATTTCGTGCCCGGCATGCCGATGGTCTATGCGACGCCGATGATGATCCTGGAAATGGAGATGGCATCCAGCGACGCCATCAGGGACCATCTTCAGCCCGGCTGGATCACGGTCGGCACCGAAGTCGATATCCGCCATCTCGGCGCGTCGCTGGTCGGCGCGACCGTGCGTGTCACGGGAAAAGTCATAGCGGTGGAGCGCCGCGTGATCCGCTTCGAGGTCGAAGCCTTCGAGGGCCAGCGCAAGATCGGCGACGGCCGCCACGCCCGCGGCCTTGTCAATGTCGAGATGTTTAGCAAGCGGCTGGCGGGGAAGTAG
- the proC gene encoding pyrroline-5-carboxylate reductase, translating to MSTDNALQNLRGTIALAGAGKMGGAMLTGWLAGGLDANRVVVVEPFPADDIKALAAKGVRLNPKDAGTADTLVVAVKPQMFREAGPALKQFVGPSTLVVSIMAGTPIAVLEAVCGGMVVRAMPNTPAAIGRGITVAVAAKNVSAAQRATADALLRATGSVEWVDDESLMDAVTAVSGSGPAYVFLLAEELARAGVEAGLPAELATKLARETVAGSGELLHRSDLPSATLRQNVTSPGGTTAAALEVLMGQDGMQPLMIRAIAAATKRSKELAK from the coding sequence ATGAGTACCGACAACGCACTTCAAAATCTCCGCGGCACCATTGCACTCGCCGGCGCCGGCAAGATGGGCGGCGCGATGCTGACCGGATGGCTGGCCGGCGGCCTCGACGCCAACCGCGTGGTGGTGGTCGAGCCCTTCCCGGCCGACGACATCAAGGCGCTCGCCGCCAAGGGCGTCCGTCTCAATCCAAAGGATGCCGGCACGGCCGATACGCTGGTGGTCGCGGTGAAGCCGCAGATGTTCCGCGAAGCGGGTCCGGCGCTGAAGCAGTTCGTCGGACCGAGCACGCTGGTCGTCTCGATCATGGCGGGCACGCCCATAGCTGTGCTGGAAGCGGTCTGCGGCGGCATGGTGGTTCGCGCCATGCCGAACACGCCGGCCGCGATCGGCCGCGGCATCACGGTTGCGGTCGCGGCGAAGAATGTCAGCGCCGCGCAGCGCGCCACCGCCGACGCGCTGCTGCGCGCCACCGGCTCGGTCGAATGGGTCGACGACGAAAGCCTGATGGATGCGGTGACCGCGGTGTCCGGCTCCGGCCCCGCCTATGTGTTCCTGCTCGCCGAAGAACTGGCGCGCGCCGGCGTCGAGGCCGGCCTGCCGGCGGAACTTGCCACAAAACTCGCGCGCGAAACCGTCGCAGGCTCCGGCGAACTGCTGCATCGCTCGGACCTTCCGTCCGCGACGCTGCGCCAGAACGTCACCTCGCCGGGCGGCACCACGGCGGCCGCGCTGGAAGTGCTGATGGGCCAGGACGGAATGCAGCCGCTGATGATCCGCGCGATCGCCGCAGCAACGAAGCGATCGAAGGAACTGGCGAAGTAA
- a CDS encoding YbjN domain-containing protein: MSLLEGIIDSRNNPLAAVEDIAAENNWAFERSGEDEVTIVSKGNWTDYQLSFTWMAEIEALHLASAFDMKIPPARRAEVQRLIAAVNEQLWVGHFDIWTHTGMIMYRQALVLPGGLTASTAQCEAMLAGAIHACERYYPAFQFVVWAGKTAPEAMSAAMFDTEGEA; the protein is encoded by the coding sequence ATGTCCCTCCTCGAAGGCATTATCGATTCCCGGAACAACCCGCTCGCGGCGGTCGAGGACATTGCCGCCGAGAACAACTGGGCGTTCGAGCGCTCCGGCGAAGACGAAGTCACCATCGTCTCCAAGGGCAACTGGACCGACTATCAGCTCTCCTTCACCTGGATGGCGGAGATCGAGGCCCTGCATTTGGCCTCCGCCTTCGACATGAAGATTCCGCCTGCGCGCCGCGCCGAAGTGCAGCGGCTGATCGCGGCGGTCAACGAGCAATTATGGGTCGGCCATTTCGACATCTGGACCCATACCGGCATGATCATGTACCGGCAGGCGCTGGTGCTGCCGGGCGGGCTGACCGCCTCGACCGCGCAATGCGAGGCCATGCTGGCCGGCGCCATCCATGCCTGCGAGCGCTATTACCCGGCGTTCCAGTTCGTGGTCTGGGCCGGGAAGACCGCCCCGGAGGCGATGAGCGCGGCGATGTTCGATACCGAGGGCGAGGCGTAG
- a CDS encoding glycosyltransferase family 87 protein, giving the protein MTHAADVAGTDAGRPARRAWQTPIVRTSVLVPTAIALGSLLAGAIYTWFAGEDVNWDWQNYHEYNVWALVTGRYGIDALPAGFQTYFNPIVYFPVYYLRHLLPLPYGLMILGAVHGLNLLLIYFLVRVLLKEAATASAIGASILIAAVGPMTLSEVGTSFSDILTALPILAGCILILSAEGRHGRYILAGVLIGAAVGLKLTNVVYALGAAAAVLVASRPLMATFCLGVGGAAGALATGGAWGLMLWREMGNPIFPLFNAVFQSPELVPTNIMDWQFLPRGMLDALAYPFYWLVGDNRSSEYPFRDARFAVATVLIVLGIGRSLITRTDIFTRRDTQFLLFFAVSYATWLAVFSIQRYAIVLELLCAPLIVLLIHRSIAATPGSAAIGTSPVRANAAMLAVALAAALWSQPGDWFRRPWSNPYNPSISKSLEQPAVYLLLDKPLAYVAPLLPPQSRFYQIADIALPIMPDGEFDRRIRTALKNPLPGGAWELHRRGKPIREPLLERYGMRLDASRSCVEIEGAWLGTAVEACPLVAREKL; this is encoded by the coding sequence GTGACACACGCCGCTGATGTTGCCGGCACGGATGCAGGAAGGCCCGCGCGCCGGGCCTGGCAAACACCGATTGTTCGAACCAGCGTCCTGGTGCCGACGGCCATCGCGCTCGGCTCGCTCCTGGCCGGCGCGATCTACACCTGGTTTGCCGGCGAGGACGTCAACTGGGACTGGCAGAACTACCACGAGTATAATGTCTGGGCCCTCGTCACCGGCCGCTACGGCATCGATGCCTTGCCCGCCGGCTTCCAGACTTATTTCAATCCGATCGTCTATTTCCCGGTCTATTATCTGCGCCATCTGCTGCCGCTGCCCTACGGCCTGATGATCCTCGGCGCGGTGCACGGCCTCAATCTGCTGCTGATCTATTTCCTTGTTCGCGTGCTCTTGAAGGAAGCGGCGACAGCGAGCGCGATCGGGGCGTCGATCCTGATTGCCGCGGTCGGGCCGATGACGCTTTCGGAAGTGGGCACGAGCTTCTCCGACATCCTCACCGCGCTGCCGATCCTTGCAGGCTGCATCCTGATCCTGTCGGCGGAAGGACGTCACGGACGTTACATTCTCGCCGGGGTACTGATCGGCGCCGCCGTCGGGCTGAAGTTGACCAATGTCGTCTATGCGCTCGGCGCCGCCGCCGCCGTGCTCGTCGCCAGCAGGCCGCTGATGGCAACGTTCTGCCTCGGAGTGGGCGGCGCGGCCGGTGCGCTGGCGACAGGTGGCGCGTGGGGACTGATGCTCTGGCGCGAGATGGGCAATCCGATCTTCCCGCTCTTCAACGCCGTGTTCCAGTCCCCGGAATTGGTCCCGACGAACATCATGGACTGGCAATTCCTGCCGCGCGGCATGCTGGACGCCCTGGCGTATCCCTTCTACTGGCTAGTCGGCGACAACAGGAGCTCGGAATATCCGTTCCGCGACGCCCGGTTTGCGGTCGCAACCGTGTTGATCGTGCTCGGCATCGGCAGAAGCCTCATCACACGCACCGATATCTTCACGCGCCGCGATACTCAGTTCCTGCTGTTCTTCGCCGTCTCCTACGCGACATGGCTCGCGGTGTTTTCGATCCAGCGCTACGCGATCGTGCTGGAACTGTTGTGTGCGCCCCTGATCGTCCTGCTGATCCATCGCAGCATCGCCGCCACGCCCGGATCTGCCGCGATCGGCACCTCTCCGGTGCGGGCGAATGCGGCGATGCTTGCCGTAGCCCTGGCGGCTGCACTGTGGTCGCAACCGGGAGACTGGTTCCGCCGCCCCTGGTCCAATCCGTATAATCCGAGTATCTCGAAATCCCTCGAGCAGCCCGCTGTCTATCTTCTTCTCGACAAGCCGCTGGCCTATGTCGCCCCGCTTCTGCCGCCGCAGTCGCGGTTCTATCAGATCGCCGACATTGCCTTGCCCATCATGCCCGATGGCGAGTTCGACCGCCGCATTCGCACCGCCTTGAAAAATCCGCTGCCGGGCGGCGCATGGGAATTGCACAGGCGCGGCAAGCCGATCCGCGAGCCATTGCTGGAGCGATATGGCATGCGCCTCGATGCTTCCCGCTCCTGCGTCGAAATCGAAGGCGCGTGGCTGGGGACAGCCGTCGAGGCGTGTCCGCTGGTTGCGCGCGAGAAACTGTAG